A window from Piliocolobus tephrosceles isolate RC106 chromosome 11, ASM277652v3, whole genome shotgun sequence encodes these proteins:
- the LOC113219688 gene encoding inactive phospholipase C-like protein 1 gives MPSEKKISSANDCISFMQAGCELKKVRPNSRIYNRFFTLDTDLQALRWEPSKKDLEKAKLDISAIKEIRLGKNTETFRNNGLADQICEDCAFSILHGENYESLDLVANSADVANIWVSGLRYLVSRSKQPLDFMEGNQNTPRFMWLKTVFEAADVDGNGIMLEDTSVELIKQLNPTLKEAKIRLKFKEIQKSKEKLTTRVTEEEFCEAFCELCTRPEVYFLLVQISKNKEYLDANDLMLFLEAEQGVTHITEDMCLDIIRRYELSEEGRQKGFLAIDGFTQYLLSSECDIFDPEQKKVAQDMTQPLSHYYINASHNTYLIEDQFRGPADINGYVRALKMGCRSIELDVSDGSDNEPILCNRNNMTTHVSFRSVIEVINKFAFVASEYPLILCLGNHCSLLQQKVMVQQMKKVFGNKLYTEAPLPSESYLPSPEKLKRMIIVKGKKLPSDPDVLEGEVTDEDEEAEMSRRMSVDYNGEQKQIRLCRELSDLVSICKSVQYRDFELSMKSQNYWEICSFSETEASRIANEYPEDFVNYNKKFLSRIYPSAMRIDSSNLNPQDFWNCGCQIVAMNFQTPGPMMDLHTGWFLQNGGCGYVLRPSIMRDEVSYFSANTKGIVPGVSPLALHIKIISGQNFPKPKGACAKGDVIDPYVCIEIHGIPADCSEQRTKTVQQNSDNPIFDETFEFQVNLPELAMIRFVALDDDYIGDEFIGQYTIPFECLQPGYRHVPLRSFVGDIMEHVTLFVHIAITNRSGGGKAQKRSLSVRMGKKVREYTMLRNIGLKTIDDIFKIAVHPLREAIDMRENMQNAIVSIKELCGLPPIASLKQCLLTLSSRLITSDNTPSVSLVMKDNFPYLEPLSAIPDVQKKMLAAYDLAEYGFPKINIKGYGGSRNTYNEVFHVQFSMENHFGRELSVNIPTPHGKLGRIQK, from the exons ATGCCATcggaaaagaaaattagcagtGCAAATGACTGCATCAGCTTCATGCAAGCTGGCTGTGAGCTGAAGAAAGTCCGGCCAAATTCTCGCATTTACAACCGTTTTTTCACTTTGGACACAGACCTCCAAGCTCTTCGCTGGGAACCTTCAAAGAAAGACCTCGAGAAAGCCAAACTTGATATTTCTGCCATAAAAGAGATCAGACTGGGGAAAAACACGGAAACATTTAGAAACAATGGCCTTGCTGACCAGATCTGTGAGGACTGTGCCTTTTCCATACTCCATGGGGAAAACTATGAGTCTCTGGACCTAGTTGCTAACTCAGCAGATGTGGCAAACATCTGGGTGTCTGGGTTACGGTACCTGGTTTCTCGAAGTAAGCAGCCTCTTGATTTTATGGAGGGCAACCAGAACACACCACGGTTCATGTGGTTGAAAACAGTGTTTGAAGCAGCAGATGTTGATGGGAATGGGATTATGTTGGAAGACACCTCTGTAGAGTTAATAAAACAACTCAACCCTACTCTGAAGGAAGCCAAGATCAGGTTAAAGTTTAAAGAAATCCAGAAGAGCAAGGAAAAACTAACCACTCGCGTGACCGAAGAGGAATTTTGTGAAGCTTTTTGTGAACTTTGCACCAGGCCGGAAGTGTATTTCTTACTTGTACAGATatctaaaaacaaagaatatttggATGCCAATGATCTCATGCTCTTTTTAGAAGCTGAGCAAGGAGTCACCCATATCACCGAGGATATGTGCTTAGACATCATAAGGAGATACGAACTTTCTGAAGAGGGACGTCAAAAAGGGTTTCTTGCAATTGATGGCTTTACCCAGTATTTATTGTCATCAGAATGTGACATTTTTGATCCTGAGCAAAAGAAGGTTGCCCAAGATATGACCCAGCCATTATCTCACTACTATATCAATGCCTCTCATAACACCTATCTAATAGAAGACCAGTTCAGGGGGCCAGCTGACATCAATGGGTATGTTAGAGCTTTGAAAATGGGCTGTCGAAGCATTGAACTTGATGTAAGTGATGGTTCCGATAATGAACCAATCCTTTGTAATCGAAATAACATGACAACACATGTTTCCTTTCGAAGTGTCATAGAGGTAATAAATAAATTTGCCTTTGTTGCTTCTGAATACCCACTCATTCTTTGCTTGGGAAATCATTGCTCCTTGCTACAGCAGAAGGTAATGGTTCAACAGATGAAAAAGGTCTTTGGCAATAAACTCTATACCGAAGCACCTTTGCCCTCAGAGTCCTACCTCCCATCAccagagaaattaaaaagaatgatcaTTGTGAAAGGAAAGAAGTTGCCTTCTGATCCAGATGTGTTAGAAGGAGAAGTAacagatgaagatgaagaagccGAAATGTCTCGAAGGATGTCGGTAGATTACAATGGTGAGCAGAAACAAATCCGACTCTGTAGGGAGCTCTCTGATTTGGTATCTATTTGTAAATCTGTTCAGTACAGGGATTTTGAACTATCTATGAAAAGCCAAAACTATTGGGAAATTTGTTCATTTAGTGAAACAGAGGCCAGCCGCATTGCAAATGAGTACCCAGAGGATTTTGTTAATTATAATAAGAAGTTCTTATCAAGAATCTATCCCAGTGCCATGAGGATCGATTCCAGTAACTTGAATCCACAGGACTTTTGGAATTGTGGCTGTCAGATTGTAGCAATGAATTTTCAGACTCCAGGTCCAATGATGGACCTTCACACGGGTTGGTTTCTTCAAAATGGGGGATGTGGTTATGTTCTAAGGCCATCTATCATGCGAGATGAAGTTTCTTACTTCAGCGCAAATACAAAGGGCATTGTACCTGGGGTGTCTCCTCTAGCTCTTCATATCAAGATCATCAGTGGTCAGAATTTCCCAAAGCCCAAGGGAGCTTGTGCCAAAGGGGATGTCATAGATCCCTATGTGTGTATAGAGATACACGGAATTCCAGCGGATTGTTCAGAACAAAGAACTAAAACTGTACAACAAAACAGTGATAATCCTATTTTTGATGAAACTTTTGAGTTCCAAGTAAACCTACCTGAGTTGGCCATGATCCGTTTTGTTGCTCTGGATGATGACTACATTGGGGATGAGTTTATAGGGCAATATACGATACCATTTGAATGTTTGCAGCCTGGATATCGGCATGTTCCCCTGCGCTCTTTTGTGGGTGACATCATGGAGCACGTAACCCTTTTTGTCCACATAGCAATAACTAATCGAAGTGGAGGAGGAAAGGCACAGAAGCGCAGTCTTTCAGTGAGAATGGGGAAGAAAGTTCGGGAGTATACCATGCTCAGGAATATCGGTCTTAAAACCATTGATGACATCTTTAAAATAGCAGTTCATCCATTACGAGAAGCCATAGATATGAGAGAAAACATGCAG AACGCAATCGTGTCTATTAAGGAACTATGTGGACTCCCTCCAATTGCCAGTCTGAAGCAGTGCCTGTTAACTCTGTCATCTCGGCTCATCACCAGTGACAATACTCCTTCAGTCTCACTTGTGATGAAAGACAACTTTCCTTACCTGGAGCCTCTGAGTGCAATTCCAGATGTGCAGAAAAAGATGCTGGCTGCTTATGATCTG GCAGAGTATGGTTTTCCAAAGATTAATATAAAAGGCTATGGTGGAAGCAGAAATACTTATAATGAAGTCTTTCATGTACAGTTCTCTATGGAAAACCATTTTGGGAGGGAATTAAGTGTAAATATCCCGACACCACATGGTAAACTTGGTAGAATTCAGAAGTGA